The proteins below are encoded in one region of Syngnathus acus chromosome 2, fSynAcu1.2, whole genome shotgun sequence:
- the ddx4 gene encoding probable ATP-dependent RNA helicase DDX4, giving the protein MCLFVCMSHILAGYRGNNEEILTRAGAKEPEPENSDGSVRPKVTYVPPALPEDEDSVFAHYQQGINFDKYDDIHVDVSGTNPLPAIMTFQEATLCDSLQKNISKSGYSKPTPVQKHAIPIISAGRDLMACAQTGSGKTAAFLLPILQQLMADGVAASSFSEQQEPEAIIVAPTRELIHQIFLEARKFSYGTCVRPVVVYGGVNTGFQLREISKGCNIVCGTPGRLLDVIGRGRIGLTKLRYLVLDEADRMLDMGFEPDMRRLVGSPGMPPKENRQTLLFSATYPEDIQRLAADFLKTDYLFLAVGIVGGACSDVEQTFVQVTKFSKREQLLDLLKTTGNERTMVFVETKRQADFIATFLCQEQLPTTSIHGDREQREREQALADFRTGKCPILVATSVAARGLDIPDVQHVVNFDLPNNIDEYVHRIGRTGRCGNVGRAVSFYDPDSDSQLAPSLVTILSKAQQEVPSWLEESAFSGGATGFNQAKNSFASFDSRKGGGDRSQPVPQVAVAEDDDWE; this is encoded by the exons CAGGAGCTAAGGAGCCAGAGCCAGAGAACTCTGATGGCAGTGTCC GACCAAAAGTCACCTATGTTCCTCCAGCCCTCCCTGAAGATGAGGACTCTGTGTTTGCGCACTATCAGCAAGGCATTAATTTTGATAAGTATGACGACATCCATGTGGATGTGAGTGGAACCAACCCACTGCCTGCCATCATG ACTTTTCAGGAGGCAACCTTGTGTGATtccttgcaaaaaaatatcagcAAATCGGGTTATTCAAAGCCCACCCCAGTTCAGAAGCACGCCATTCCAATTATCTCTGCTGGTCGAGATCTCATGGCCTGCGCCCAGACCGGTTCTGGGAAAACG GCTGCTTTCCTACTTCCAATTCTGCAGCAGCTAATGGCTGATGGTGTGGCTGCTAGCAGCTTCAGTGAGCAGCAAGAGCCTGAGGCAATCATTGTTGCCCCAACCAGGGAGCTCATACACCAAATTTTTCTGGAGGCCAGGAAGTTTTCCTACGG AACCTGTGTGCGTCCTGTGGTTGTGTACGGTGGAGTGAACACTGGATTTCAGCTCAGAGAAATTTCCAAGGGCTGCAACATAGTGTGTGGAACACCAGGAAGATTGTTGGATGTAATTGGGCGTGGAAGG aTCGGGCTGACCAAACTGCGCTATCTGGTTCTGGATGAGGCTGACAGGATGTTGGACATGGGCTTTGAGCCTGACATGCGCCGCCTTGTTGGTTCACCTGGGATGCCACCCAAAGAGAACCGTCAGACGCTGCTCTTTAGCGCCACCTATCCTGAAGACATCCAAAG ACTGGCTGCTGACTTCCTCAAGACTGACTATTTGTTCCTGGCTGTTGGCATCGTTGGTGGGGCCTGTAGCGATGTTGAGCAGACATTCGTCCAAGTCACTAAGTTCTCAAAGAGAGAGCAGCTACTTGACCTGCTTAAGACCACTG GAAATGAACGCACAATGGTGTTTGTGGAGACAAAGAGACAAGCGGATTTTATTGCTACTTTTCTGTGCCAAGAGCAACTTCCCACGACCAGTATTCACGG AGATCGCGAACAGCGTGAACGAGAGCAGGCCTTGGCTGACTTCAGGACCGGCAAATGTCCCATCCTCGTTGCGACATCGGTCGCTGCACGCGGCCTGGACATTCCAGATGTGCAGCATGTGGTGAACTTTGATCTTCCCAACAACATTGATGAATACGTCCACCGCATCGGCAGAACCGGCCGATGCGGTAATGTTGGCAGGGCCGTTTCCTTCTACGATCCAGACAGCGACAGTCAGCTGGCTCCTTCCTTAGTTACGATCCTATCCAAG GCACAACAAGAAGTTCCATCATGGTTGGAGGAATCTGCTTTCAGTGGAGGGGCCACTGGCTTTAACCAGGCCAAAAATAGTTTTGCCTCCTTCGACTCTAGGAAG GGAGGAGGTGACAGGAGCCAGCCAGTTCCTCAGGTTGCAGTTGCAGAGGATGATGACTGGGAGTAG